From the Hordeum vulgare subsp. vulgare chromosome 1H, MorexV3_pseudomolecules_assembly, whole genome shotgun sequence genome, the window AAGGATCGTGGTGTAGACGCTCTTAATAGAGTTGGAGTATGAGGAGTGAGAGAGAACCGACGAGTTTGGCTCCAACCTGGTGCTTGCGATGCGACTGCATCCGTCCGAGATGCGAGCGCACACCCCACGCGCGATCGGGCCCACCACCCCTTCCACCGGTTTACGCAGCCACCGGACCTACAGCTGGGTTCCACAAGGCAGCGACACATACCGTGGTTGGGGCTATACGGTTTGGTCCGCGTAGCCGGTGGCTGTTGGGCCTGGCGCCCGATGGGTTATAAATAAGCCTTCACCCATCGCCTCTTCCCTCACATCTGGACCTCACACCcacctctcctcctctttctccagaAGAAAAGAAGCGAAAGCTGTAGTAGTCTCGTCACCTGCACACAGACCGCTCGTGAGGCGAGAGAGGGGCAGGGGCCGAGGCCACCaaaccaaaaaggaaaagaattTTTCTTCTTGGAGAAGAACACCCACACATACGCATCGAGGTGGGAGGCGGGGGCATACATGCGAGGGTGGAAGGGAACCCTAGTCAAACAGAGACGgatctgccctcctcctcctccgccgccgacgCCGACAACGATCGCCTGGTACGGAGATCTCCGCCAACTCACGACTCTTCCTGCCTGCTACGAACCCTAGGACCCCACCGTCACGCGGTTTCGATACGAATTGAACGGGCCGGCGGTCGAATGACGAAACCCTAGGATTGGTGCGCGTGGGTGGGACGAGCCTTCTTTTTTTCCCATCTCTCTCCAAGTTAGGCAGCCTAATTCGGACATTAACTGTGCGAGGTGAGTTTGCCGAATCTGGAAACGGAATGGGGATCAGGGTACGGGGGATTCTCCAAATCTAGTGACGGCTTCCAAGGGACCTTTATGGATTTTGGAAAATTTCCATGGGATTTCCTGATTTAAGACAGTGCGATAAATACCCTATCCTGGTAGATCGAGCAAGCAGAAGCAGGCTATGTCATGCTAGTGGTAGTAACGAATGGAAGAGGGTACGCGATCTTTATTTCTCGGCCATGTCCTGCCGTATATTAAATTTCTCTTGCTAATTGATTTCTAGCACTTGACATAGGGGTTCGGAGCTACATTGGGTTGCTCCTGCTTGTTTAGGTCTTTGTTAGTTCATCATCCGTTTATAGTCAAATAATAGAGCGCATGTTAGATTCATTTGCTTTGTTCAAATAGTGATTTCTAGCACTTGACATAGGGGTTCGGAGCTACATTGGGTTGCTCCTGCTTGTTTAGGTCTTTGTTAGTTCATCATCCGTTTATAGTCAAATAATAGAGCGCATGTTAGATTCATTTGCTTTGTTCAAATAGTGGATTGTTCATCTAATTTGAACACTTGCTACGTTGTAGTTCATTGTCAACCTAGTTTTTGACTTTTTGGTGAGTAGAATTGGCAGCTTTGTTACACTGCTGCCTTAACATcatgttttgttgtttgtttgttaGAACCCATTGCTTTTCAGACGACGCGTATGGTTTGTATGGATTCGGGTGGGATTTTGTCGTATGTGTACTTCTGTTGTAACATTTAATTCAGAGTATAAGTGAATCATAGTCGTGCCTTGGTCAATTTTTTTGTAATAAAGAGGGCTACTTTTGTAGTTTATAAATCAAATTCCTCCTTGGGTAGCTTTTAAATATAGTTCACGCTTAACCTTCTGACTTCATTGGAAGCACATATCCTCTAATATGCTTGAAGTAGACTTGAATGTCAAGTTTGATATTCCTTTTATGTTGTATATAGTAGTCATCAAGCTATTTTTGTCAGATAGAAGGCTTGGACAGTCATTTATACTACTGGTAAACTGTTTAGGAGTTTGATTGATTTTTTGGATTAAATGGCAAATCTACACAAAGAGGAATCAAGCCAGGGTTGGAGAAGAAGCTGAATATAAAAAGAGGAGCAGGGAGGCATGCGTAAGTAGAGAAGCAGGGGCACGGTAAGAAGAAGAACCGGGATTGTGGTGGCGGTGGCTCTGAAGCATGAGGTAGCAGAAGGTGGATGAGGATAAGAGGAACTGGGGAATAGTGAGGACTGCCAGAGGGTGGGGGAGAATAGAAGGCAACTGGAGGCAGCGCTGCCAGAGGCTGAAATAATTTTAGGTGGCGGTGAAGCAGGAGggaggagatggtggtggagaatAAGAGGAACAAGAAGCAATGATGGTGCCAGTATAGCTTTGGTAACTATTTTATAATTCAATTGTAATGTGTATACACTAAATTTGGGATTAGGGTGGAAATTATTACTGGATTAGACCCTAGGGCTACGTGGACCTCTCCCAGTGCATATGTTGCTTAGATGAGGTGCTAAGTGCATGATAGAGCTTAGCAACTAAACTCTCCAATGCATAGGTGCTTAGCTGCTTGTTGCTAAGCTTTCTTCATTTAGTGAGTTGTAGACAGTAAATTGTGTTTTTGTCTAGGAACGCGAACCTAGCATCGTTTCTTTGGGAGGTTGTCaaactcctctctctcctcttaatTACCTTGCCACATCAGATTTTTTGCGTACCTGGGCAGCCTTAGCACTAGGAAGGGCCTCGAATCTTTTAGGCTTGTTTATTGAGATACACTCTCCTTTTGCAGCCATTAATGTATCCTCTGTTTGATAGTGAACACCTTTTTAGTTTGGGTGAAATTGATGCTAGTCTTGCCGTTTTTTTTGGCCGTAGCAATTATCATATATTTCTGTACGTCATGTTGAAATCCAACCCGTTTGCTTTAGGTAGTTATGTTAACCTTTTCAACCATGCAGCACACTCATTTTCTGCTTGATATGTTCCACATACTTATTTACGTTGTGTGTAAAGGGTCTGTCTGGATGCTGAGATCCTGAATTCCTAGAATTCAATTTCTTGAGATGGGTATGAGGTGGACCACAAGAGGGCGAAGTGGTCTCTGGGTCTGAACATGAAATGAATCCAGCGTACTGGACAATGAGGGTTCTGCTGTAACTGTTCACTTCCTTGTTCAGCTCTTCTTCCGCATCTTATTGACGGGCCATCTCACTAATGGAATGAAGCATCCAGGCACCCCTTGAACACCCTGTTTGTGATTGTATATTACTAACATATTACGCTGGTTGTTGCAGATTTCTTGTTATATAAGAAGGTCAATAATAGTTCTCTTCAAGTAGGTGCTATTGCCCTAGAAGATTGTTACTGAATCCACCAGTTAAATATTCAAGTTATATGCATATACACATGACATGGGGTCTCGTGGAAGGATGTTATTTGACCTCAATGAGCTCCCAACAGAAGCTGACGAAGAAGAAGCTGCTATTGTTGTGTCCCAACCTCAACTTCCTGTTCCCAATATGTATCCCTCTAATTTGTTTCCACCACAAGAAGCGCCTTGGTCGCAAGGGATATTGAACAACCATGCCTTTAATCATGCATCTTCTGGTTCAGGTTTTCAACCTTTTGTGAGAAGTACAGATTCACAAAATGTGAAGTATTCAATGAATACTGAAGAGAATATGGATGCTACTGCCGCTTCTACATCTTTGTCTGATAGTGTTGCACACTGTACGGGGCCCTCCAACCAGGGTCCACAATCAGTTGAAAGAGAAGAGGGAGAGTGGTCTGATGCAGATGGTGCTTCTGACACCGCAGGAAGCAGTGTCAGCAACAGAGAAGAATCTGCTGGTACTGCAGGTACTCAAGTGAAAAGAGAATCCCAAGAGAGTGGACCTCTTATTGTTAAATCTAGTGATGTGGTTAAATATGACATTGCTGCTGAACCTAGTGACACTGAAATGGCTGATGTGTCTAAAGTTCCAGCGCTTCGTGGTCCGACAGGAGTTGAGAGCATGAAACTTTTTGAATCTAAAGGAAATCAACCTGGGGATGATATGGACCAGTGCAATAAGTCAAAGGATGTCCGAGGAGTAGAAGCCAGTTATGCATTGAAGTGCACGAACAACCCTGCAAAGAGACCTAAGTTAGATGAACACAAAGTTGCAATGCTTGGTAAAAAGCGAGCCAGGCAGACTGTGTTCATCAATGTTGAGGATGCAAAACAAGCTGGCACAATGAAGACAATTACACCAAGGAGACAGTCATCTTTTCCAGCACCAATTGTTACACGTACCGTGAAGGAAGCTACTCGTGGTGTTGGTGAAAGAGCTGCAGACAAGCAGAGTCAGCCAGTCATCAGGGATCAGAGACAATCCGAGACGATTGGTTCAGAAAGAAGTAATTCTGCTGATCCTTGTGATCAAAATGGAGAATCTAATGGTGATATTGAGTTGGGATCTCATGGCAGGTCAAAGAAAATGAATGCTGAAGACCCGCCCTCAGATTGTAATCAACAATCTGTCCCAAGGCAGCCTTTTCCAAAGCAGCCCACAGATTCCAAGCAGTTCAAGGGCAGACCAGTCTCTTCTCAGAGAGCAGTTCTAACAGGACAAAATACTGCAGATCAGAAGCCAATCAACAAAAGGTCTCTTGTTCCAAAAAAGCAAGCTTCAGTTAATAACACACAGTATAATGACACATCTGTTGAGCGACTTATACGGGAAGTGACAAATGGCAAGTTCTGgcacaatccgggttagttcttcGGCATTGACCCTGTTTCTTTTGGATATCTTTGGTACTGACGCCATTGTTTAATCTGGAAAATTCTGTACTGTGCTGAGGCAATACATTTTGTTTATGCGATTGTGAAATTTGCCTGGTGTTACTTCCTTAGAAATGCTATTCTGTTTTAGTGACTTGCAGAACATAAGGGTCACTTGCATGCTTTATAAGATTACAGTCCTCTAGACATATATGGTCTATTttacaaaaataataaactttgtACTATTTTTTATGTCTGCCTGTGTTCTGTATTTATTAAGACTGTTCTAGTTTGCTCTTTATGTTCTTCTCTCATGGTTGGTACAGTTGCACTGATTTTTCTGGGTGAATGCATGCTGAGTGTCTAATGATTGCATTGTCAGTGTTTGCTTGATTTCGTTCTATTGTAAAACCActgtgtgtgtgcatgagcactcttagttTGACAAGGCAAGTTTTATATTTGTTATCTGAACAGAGGAGGAAGAACTTCAGTGTGTTCCTGGAAGCTttgattctgctgaggagtacatTAGAGTGTTTGAGCCTTTGCTTTTTGAGGAATGCAGAGCTCAGCTATATAGTTCCTATGAGGAGAGTCTTGAGGCTGTATCAAGGGACGCACATGTAATGGTGCGCTTGAAAAGTGTGGATAGGCGCGAAAGAGGTACATTTTCTGCATTTTTATTGCCCCCTTTTTTGTAGAACAATCATAACAAATGATGTTACCCATTGTAATCACCTAACATAAATATGCTTTCTGCATTCAGGATGGTATGATGTTGTTGTTTTGCCAATAAATGAATATAAATGGACTTTCAAAGAAGGTGAAGTTGCAATTTTGTCTTCCCCCCGGCCTGGTTCAGGTAGCCATGCTGAAAATATCCCTTATTTTTATCAAGATTTTCTTTTGCTTTAACAAATATGTTTTGACAGCTGTGTTCACTTacctttgttttgtttatttataaGCTGCCCAATCAAGTAGATCTAATAGGAAGGCCGCTGCTTCAAATGAAGATGCTGAAGCTGACTGTGGACGGCTTGTAGGTACAGTCAGACGCCATATGCCTATTGATACGCGTGATCCCATTGGCGCAATTATCCATTTTTATGCTGGGGATTCATTTGATTGTAGCAGGTAATCCAGTGTTAGTGATATCATTGTTTTTTAGTTGTCCCACACTATGTTTTGGTAAGACCACGTTTTTGTGCTGAGTTCAGTATGACTTTGTCCACTTTGTTCCCTTCATACTATATCAACTGTTATTGGAAGTTCTCTTAGTTCTTTTTATCACCGGCATATGATTGTTTGCTTCACAGTTCACACAAATATGATAGAAGTTGCATGCCAAATTTATTTTAGTCAACTGTACTTTGGAATGTATCGTACTTGAGATGATGAATTCTGCACTGCATGATAAGGTTTACCTTGGAGTGAGCAGATGAATTTTGCACTGCATGATAAGGTTTACCTTGGAGTGAGCAGTACTCACTGATACAGCAGCTTGTCTAACTTGTCAGTTTGCCTTTTGCTTTTAAGGTCGTTGGGTTTTTCACACGCAGTTACATTGAACATTACACATGCGCACCATCTGCAATGTAATTTTCTCCTAGTTCTGGTTTGTTTAGTGCTGAGAACATCACCATCTTATGAATTAAGCTATACTCAAAAAGCGAAAATCCCCTATCCTAACAGGACCTGCTATGAGGTTCATAGGCACAATTTTCTGAGAATATTACCTACTAGACtgttaggtttagtttagtttgttAAGTTGACTCGATTCATAAACTTTTTTAGTGCTATGAGGTTCATAGGCACAATTTTCTGAGAATATTACCTACCAGACtgttaggtttagtttagtttgttAAGTTGACTCGATTCATAAACACTATGGTTGACCTTTTTTTATTGTTTATACTGAATCCTTTTGGTTGTCTTTTTTTGTGATGCACTAGTGAGACTAGTGTTCTGAGGAAACTGCAACCTCGAAGCACATGGTACCTAACGGGTCTTGGTTCTCTTGCAACAACACAAAGGGAATATGTAGCATTGCATGCATTCCGCCGTCTTAATGTGCAGGTAATGCATATTACACCTGGTTCTTATCTGTCCTTCTTGGTTAACATTTTTGCTTGATGCTGATAAAAGTCTTCCCATCAGATGCAAAACGCAATTCTTCAACCAAGTCCAGAGCACTTCCCAAAATATCAAGAGCAGCCGCCTGCTATGCCTGACTGTTTCACTCCAAGTTTTTCTGATCATCTCAATCGTACTTTCAATGGGCCTCAACTATCAGCGATTCATTGGGCTGCAATGCACACAGCTGCTGGCACAAGCAATGGAGTGGTTAAGAAACAAGAACCATGGCCTTTCACATTGGTACAAGGTCCTCCAGGGACAGGGAAAACCCATACTGTGTGGGGAATGTTAAATGTTATTCACCTTGTTCAGTATCAACATTACTATGCTGCTCTGCTAAAGAAACTTGCTCCTGAAAGTTACAAGCAAGTTGGTAGTACCACTAACAGCAGCTCAGAGGCTTTTGCCGCGGGGTCTATTGATGAAGTTCTGCAGAGCATGGATCAGAACCTGTTCCGCACTCTTCCCAAGCTTTGTCCCAAACCACGGATGCTTGTGTGTGCCCCGTCAAATGCTGCAACAGATGAGCTGCTTTCTCGTGTTCTTGACCGAGGTTTCATAGATGGCGAGATGAAGGTTTACCGCCCTGATGTTGCTCGTGTTGGAGTTGACACACAGTCTCGTGCTGCCCAAGCTGTATCAGTTGAGCGACGAACGGAACAGCTTTTGATGAAGGGCCGCGATGAAGTAATAGGGTGGTTGCAGCAGCTAAAAGGCCGCGAGCAGCAGTTATCACATGAGATAGGGCTTCTACAGAGGGAACTTAATATCGTTGCAGCAGCTGGTAGATCCCATGGTTCAGTTGGGGTAGATCCTGATGTGCTTGCTCACAGGGATCGTAACCGTGACATTCTGCTTCAAAAACTTGCTGCCTCTGTGGAAAGCAGGGATAAAGTACTTGTAGAGATGTCAAGGCTGCTGATATTAGAAAGCAGGTTCCGTGTTGGCAGTAACTTCAATCTGGAAGATGCTAGGTCTAGTCTGGAAGCCAGTTTTGCCAACGAAGCAGAAATTGTTTTTACAACAGTGTCAAGCAGTGGGCGCAAGTTATTTTCTCGCCTTAGTCATGgttttgatatggttgttatcgatGAGGCAGCTCAGGCCAGTGAAGTAGGAGTCCTCCCTCCACTTGCACTTGGTGCCGCTAGATGTGTCTTGGTAGGTGATCCGCAGCAGCTCCCTGCCACTGTTATTAGTAAAGCGGCTGGAACTTTACTCTATAGCAGGAGCCTTTTTGAGAGGTTTCAGCAGGCTGGTTGCCCTACCATTTTGTTGTCAGTGCAATATCGGATGCATCCCCAGATCCGAGAGTTTCCATCACGATACTTCTATCAAGGCTGCCTTACAGACAGTGAAAGCGTTGTCAAACTGCCTGATGAGGTGTATTacaaagatgcattaatggcacctTACATTTTTTATGACATCTCACATGGTCGTGAGTCTCATAGAGGGGGATCATCTTCATACCAGAATGTTCATGAAGCTCAGTTTGCATTGCGTTTATATGAGCATCTTCAGAAACTTGTGAAAGTTAATGGTGGTAAGAAGGCATCTGTTGGTATAATCACTCCATATAAGTTGCAGTTGAAGTGTCTTCAGCGGGAATTTGAGGAGGTCATGAATACTGAGGAAGGGAAAGATATCTACATAAATACAGTAGATGCTTTTCAAGGCCAGGAGCGTGATGTGATTATCATGTCATGTGTCCGTGCTTCAAATCATGGTGTGGGTTTTGTTGCAGATATACGGCGCATGAATGTTGCTCTTACTCGAGCTAGGAGAGCTCTATGGGTATGGTCTGTCCTCCTTAAAAAAATGCATCAGGACCACTGTACTACTACTTCAAACATGCTCTGATCAAATGCTACTGTACTAATAGTTATTCGTCGTTTTCTAGGTTGTTGGTAATGCCAGTGCTCTCATGCAGTCAGAGGACTGGGCGGCGCTGGTAGCAGACGCAAAGGCCAGGAAATGCTtcatggacttggatagcatccccaaggactttctggccATGAAGATCTCTTCCAACACTCCAGGAAGGAATTCTTCAAACAACATTAGGAACTTGAGGACAGGTGGACCAAGACCTAGGCATCTGGACATGCTTCAGGACCCCAGGGTTGGCATGAAGGCCGATGAGGAAGAGCGTGCTAACTCTGTTCCAAGAAATGCCAGTTACCGGAATTTGGA encodes:
- the LOC123428060 gene encoding uncharacterized ATP-dependent helicase C29A10.10c-like; the protein is MGSRGRMLFDLNELPTEADEEEAAIVVSQPQLPVPNMYPSNLFPPQEAPWSQGILNNHAFNHASSGSGFQPFVRSTDSQNVKYSMNTEENMDATAASTSLSDSVAHCTGPSNQGPQSVEREEGEWSDADGASDTAGSSVSNREESAGTAGTQVKRESQESGPLIVKSSDVVKYDIAAEPSDTEMADVSKVPALRGPTGVESMKLFESKGNQPGDDMDQCNKSKDVRGVEASYALKCTNNPAKRPKLDEHKVAMLGKKRARQTVFINVEDAKQAGTMKTITPRRQSSFPAPIVTRTVKEATRGVGERAADKQSQPVIRDQRQSETIGSERSNSADPCDQNGESNGDIELGSHGRSKKMNAEDPPSDCNQQSVPRQPFPKQPTDSKQFKGRPVSSQRAVLTGQNTADQKPINKRSLVPKKQASVNNTQYNDTSVERLIREVTNGKFWHNPEEEELQCVPGSFDSAEEYIRVFEPLLFEECRAQLYSSYEESLEAVSRDAHVMVRLKSVDRRERGWYDVVVLPINEYKWTFKEGEVAILSSPRPGSAAQSSRSNRKAAASNEDAEADCGRLVGTVRRHMPIDTRDPIGAIIHFYAGDSFDCSSETSVLRKLQPRSTWYLTGLGSLATTQREYVALHAFRRLNVQMQNAILQPSPEHFPKYQEQPPAMPDCFTPSFSDHLNRTFNGPQLSAIHWAAMHTAAGTSNGVVKKQEPWPFTLVQGPPGTGKTHTVWGMLNVIHLVQYQHYYAALLKKLAPESYKQVGSTTNSSSEAFAAGSIDEVLQSMDQNLFRTLPKLCPKPRMLVCAPSNAATDELLSRVLDRGFIDGEMKVYRPDVARVGVDTQSRAAQAVSVERRTEQLLMKGRDEVIGWLQQLKGREQQLSHEIGLLQRELNIVAAAGRSHGSVGVDPDVLAHRDRNRDILLQKLAASVESRDKVLVEMSRLLILESRFRVGSNFNLEDARSSLEASFANEAEIVFTTVSSSGRKLFSRLSHGFDMVVIDEAAQASEVGVLPPLALGAARCVLVGDPQQLPATVISKAAGTLLYSRSLFERFQQAGCPTILLSVQYRMHPQIREFPSRYFYQGCLTDSESVVKLPDEVYYKDALMAPYIFYDISHGRESHRGGSSSYQNVHEAQFALRLYEHLQKLVKVNGGKKASVGIITPYKLQLKCLQREFEEVMNTEEGKDIYINTVDAFQGQERDVIIMSCVRASNHGVGFVADIRRMNVALTRARRALWVVGNASALMQSEDWAALVADAKARKCFMDLDSIPKDFLAMKISSNTPGRNSSNNIRNLRTGGPRPRHLDMLQDPRVGMKADEEERANSVPRNASYRNLDDLGRSGDRSRESLQFGVARRPNSSNGSRREV